The following nucleotide sequence is from Tardiphaga sp. 709.
CTGCGGGCGGCAGTTGTGTGGTGCTGTCGGCCGGGCTCGGCGGCTTCCCACCCCCAAAACCCAACGCCGCCGAGCCTCCTATGATTGTACTCAGCTGATGTGCCCTGCGCCGCCGGTGACTGGCGATGGCGAAATCCGCTCCGCAAGCCGCGAGAAGCGGCTAACGAATTTCGCCGGTGAGGTTGAGTAGTTAGGTTAAGGAGCGGCTTGTGTTGTGCACATGAACGAAGGGCTTAGCGTCAAAAGTGTCGCGTGACGTTGCCGGACTTGTCGTTCGTACTGGCAACATTTCAATTGCGTGGCACGGGGTCGCTCAATTGCAATATGAGCGGCCCCACTAAGCTAGGCGGATGTTGACCGGAACGTTGTCGATCAGATCTGATTATTTGAGGAGCCGATGGTCGTTCTTCCAAGGTCATACAATCCGGTTTCCGTCGGCGCAGGAAGGATTCCAAGAATTCTGTTCTTTCCGGCGGCTAGCAGATGATCCCTTAAGCTGTCGCCGGGCTCGGCGGCTCCCCATTTCGGTTAGGACGCTATGATCCCGAGGAGCGCCGCGACGCATTCGGTTCGGTTGAGCCAGCCCGAGCGTTGCGTGAGCTTGGCCTCGACGTTGAATGAGGGCCCATCCAACGAGCATTGCGGCCAGAACGAGCGCAGACTTAGACCTGAGGACTTAGCCGGGGATCTCCCAGTTGGCGAAGGCCAAGTCGGCGTCAGACCTCCAACCTTCGGCGACGCGCGAAGGTTGGACCGGTAAGACTCCACGCTAGCCTGCTGAGCGCTTGACATCCCTTGGCGGGCCATTGGCCGCTCGAGATCGATATGCTGCGATGGCCCGATTGGATAACAGAAGGCGGCTCGTGATGCCCTCTCGCATCAGTCTGGCTACGTGAAATGTGAGGAACTGGTTAGCCTCACGAACATCGTCCAGGTCTCCAGAGCGCCGCAGAAAATCGAAAGCGATATCGACGGACTCATCAAGAAGCGCAGCGAGCGAGACAGTAGTCAGGGTCGCCTCCCATTATGAAATTGCGAGCTCTTTACGCACGGTCGCGGCAGAGTTGCCAACTTTTTCGACAACGCTTTGCAACTCCTCCTTCGTAACCTTGAGGTGCTTGGTCCAGTATCGAACTTCATGCTCTTCGTGCATGTTGATCTTGCTGCGATCTTGCCGAGTTTTCTTTTTAAGATCGTCCATAGCAGCCTCGATTCGCCTGTTAGAACAGCGGACAGCGGCATCAAGTTCCCGCCAAGACCGCTTCAAAGCCATCTGGCACGGTCAGCGAATTGCTGCCGCCAGTCGCGCAGGTTAGCGCTCTGTAAAAGCCTTACGATCACATAAAGGAGCCGCGCCAACCCAAAGGTCCGCGCGGCGAGTTCGTCTATGCAAGAGTTTGCGTGCATGCAAGGACGTGGGATCAAGAGCTCTAATTGAGCGTTGTTCCCAGCGACTCACGTTTCGATGGCCCACATTTGAAAACGCTTATTTGACCTTCTACGGTGAACTCCAGCGGGCCAGTACGAGTACGTCGCGGGAAAGGTATGCAATTGCGACCCCGCTGCGGACCGGCTGAAGGTCGTCTAATTCCGAGGCCGGGCAGTCGTTGAGACGCCGTTCCCAGTAGGCCCGCAATGCGTCCCGCCTACAAATAATTTTGGTCCCGCTAAAACACCATAATACGGTTCCCGTCACGTCATTGTCGGGCGATTGAGCCCTTTGCGCGTCGCCGGTGCACCACGAGCGTGTGTCTGCCTTGACGTACTCCCCAATTACAATGGTTGCTTGATTGCCGGAGCAGTCCGGCGGATTTTGCGAGAATACAAGGAGTGAGCCGGTTAGCAGGCTTGAACTCGCAGGGACGGTGATGATCAGCAGGCGCCGTGCAATTGCGGCAGGCTCTCGCTCTCCGGCTCTGCCACGCGGCCATCAATGCATACGCGACCGAGAAGAGACCCTTGTCATTAGAATTTGCCACTTATTCCCGATTTCCATCGGAACTACCGTGTATCTTCCTCGTTCACGATGACTACAAAAAAATGGAGGAATTGATCATGAAGGCGCGTTTCTTATTTAGCACGGCGGTCGGCTTGGTGTTCGCCACCGCAGCAATTGCTCAGTCGCCAAGCGCGACAGCAACCTCCCCTAGCACACAACAAACGCAGTCCCCGAGCACCTCTTCGCCTACGACTCAGAAGGCACCCGATACGACCAACGATCGGTCCACGTCCACTTCACCAAGCACATCCACCAGCTCTTCGCAGGCGCAGACGACTGCTCCGTCGTCGGCGGCCGGGTCTTCGACATCGCAGCCCCCGCAGGCGCAGACCAACACGGCGCCCGCAACGGCCGGCGGCCAGATGCAGGCTCCGACCAGCGGCGGTGCTAACGCTGCAGCGCAGCCAACGACAACGAATAATACGGCGCAGTCTCCTTCTAACAACGCGGCGCAAGCTCCCTCGACGAACAACAATGCGCAGTCGCAATCGACCAGCGTCAATGCTTCCGTCAATATTAACGACCAGCAGCGCACGCGTGTTACCCAGTCGATTTCTCGGCTCAACGTGCAGCCTCTTAACAACGTTAATTTTTCCCTGACCGTGGGCACCTCTGTTCCCCGCGACACCCGCCTGCAGACGCTTCCCTCTGAGGTCGTCGAAGTCGTACCGCAATATCGAGGCTACAGCTTCTTTGTGGTGCGCGACGAAATCGTCATCGTCGAACCTTCGACCTTGCAAATCGTAACTGTGCTGCCGCGCTCCGGTGGATCAACGGCCGCCGCGCCTGCACCGGCCCGCTCCAAGGTCTCGTTTACCGACAAGGACCGGGACGTTGTGCGCAAGCACGTCAAGACGAGGACAACCGAGCGCCAAACGACCGGCAGTACGGCCAAGACGGTTATCCGCCGCGGCGAGCGTCTACCGGAAACGGTCGAGATTGAAGAATTTCCCGACGTCGTTTACCGAGAAGCTCCTTCACTGCGCGACTACCGCTACATCCACCGCGAAAATCGCACCTATCTGGTCGACCCCGGAGAGCGCGTGGTGATCGACGAAATTGACTGACACGACTTCACAAAGTGAATCGAGGCGGCCAATGGGCCGCCTCTTTTTTCGCAATGTCATTACAAAGGCCGAAACCTCGGGTGCGATGGCTCTCATATGGGGGCTCGCGCACTTTTCCGTATTATATTTTGGCAGGTCCTACTCAGATTGACTTCGTGGCGTGTGCCTTATCGGGCAGTGCAGCCAATTGCTGAAGCGCGACCCGACTGTTCAGCGCCGCAAAAGTCTCGCGCGTACTGAAAAAACTGACGGCTTCGTCAAAATCCTCAGCTTCTACAATTTTTGCTCGCGCGATGGCGAGGTCGGAATCGATCTGGCCACGGCTGCGTGGCTCATCAACCAGCGATCTCAAATGGGCCGCGCACAGATCCATGTCCTTACGCAATTCGTGCAGCGAGCTTGCGCCGTAGATCGGTGCCGCCAAGGCCAACTCTTTTGCGCGAATCAGTACTTTCGGCGGTAGATTCTGTTCGGGAGTTGCGAATAAGCGGGCGTGCTGGCCTGGCTGCAGCGCGCGCGACGACACGATGGCCAGCGGCATCGACAGCCACAGACCTACGATTACCGGCGTCATCCACAGGAATAGCGGTAGCGACACCGCATAAGCGCTAATCGCCATCAGTACACCGAACACGGTCGGTACCGCGTACTTTCTGACCACTTCGCGGATCGGGACAACGCCGTCGTCGCGGCGCTGAACCTGCCAGCCGGCATCCCGACCAAGCAGAATCTCGCCGACCGCCGACGATTGGAAGATCATCATCACTGGCGCGATCAGGCCGGACAGCAAAGTCTCGACGATGATGCCGGACAAAGCAAGAAAGCCGCCGCCGAACCGCGCTCGATTTTCGGCCTGGGTGAGCAGCAAAACGTAGGCAAGCAGTTTTGGTACGATCAGAAGACCCATCGTGCCGGCGAAGACCCAGGCCGCGCGAACCGGATCTTGGGCTGGCCACTGCGGAAACAGCGAAAATCCCTTTGCGAAATATTCCGGACGCACAAACTGGGCCTGCAGCGAGATGAGAATCCCGAGCACCAGAAACATAAGCCACAGCGGCGCAGTTAAATAAGAACCGATGCCGGTCAGGAGATGCAACCGCGAGACCCAATGAAGCCGCGGCGCTCCCAGCACAGCCAGGTGCTGCAGATTGCCCTGACACCATCGGCGGTCGCGCGCTGCAAAATCGAGGAGCGACGGCGGGCATTCCTCGAAACTGCCGCCCAGTTTCGGTGCCATGTGGATCGCCCATCCGGCGCGCCGCATGAAAGCTGCTTCAATGAAGTCATGGCTGAGAATATGGCCGCCGAACGGCTTGCGCCCGGGAAGTTCGGGCAGGCTGGCATGTTCTGCAAAGGCGCGCACGCGGATGATGGCGTTGTGTCCCCAGTAATTGCCTTCCGAGCCGTGCCACCAAGCGATTCCGGAGGCGATTACCGGGCCGTAAAGCCTGCCAGCGAATTGCTGCATCCGTGCGAATAGCGACCGCGCATTGACAACGATAGGCAGCGTCTGGATCAGACCGACGCCGGGATGCTGCTCCATGCCGGCGACCAGGCGCACGATCGTGTCACCAGTCATGAGGCTGTCGGCGTCCAGGATGATCATGTGATCATACCCAGCGCCGAACCGCTTGACCCAATCCTCAATATTTCCCGATTTGCGCGCGGTGTTGCGCATCCTATGGCGATAAAAGATGCGATCGCTGGCAGTCTCGCGGCGCAGCTTCAAAATGGCTTTTTCCTCGGCCACCCAGATTGCAGGGTCAGTGCTGTCACTCAGCACGTACCAGTCGAACTGCGCGGCGTAACCGGTCTCCGATATAGATTCCCACATCGCCCGCAACCGCGCCGTGATCTGATGGGGATCTTCGTTATAGGTCGGTAACAGCATCGCGTTGCGGCTTGAGATCATCGCAAGTGGCGTAAGCGGTTCTATGGCGAGCGGATCCCGTGCGCGCATCAACAGTAGGACGAAGCCGGCCAGCGCCGACATGAACGAGAACGCGACCCAGGCGAACAGCAGCACGAAGAGCGCCAGTACCATGCCTTCGAGGATGGTCACGCCGCCGACCTTCAGCACCTCGAACATCTCGTAGCCGCCGGCCGCGGTCAGGGCCACGGTGCCGAGGAGGATGTAAGCGCGCCGCAGAACAGTCGGCATGGGCCTGAACTGCGCGCGTCGTTGGGAGGAGGCTGGCCCTGCGAGCCCATCCGATATCATCGTCAGCGGCATCTCTGGCGGTAGAAACCTCTCGCCCGCGCCGGCCGGCAACGTAGCCGCAGGCACGGTAACCAACGGCATTTGGTTCTTCACATTCATGGTGTCCATCGATAGACCCAAACTTCGGAGATCGCCTGATCGTCCTGCATCAAAGAAGCGCGCAATTCGACCGGCGCCTTACTCTTGACCGGCATCTCGAAACTCAGGCGCCAGCCGCCGTTTTGCGGATTCCGCTGTGTTACGATATTGCGGATTTCAGCCTTTTCGGCCGTGACAACACCTTTGATCTTGGTGGGATCGATGGATTTGAGCTTGTCGCCAATCAGATCGAGCACAAATAGCTTGGTATCGTCACCGCGCGCACCGATGCCGCTGCGTGAAAAGATC
It contains:
- a CDS encoding DUF3606 domain-containing protein, with product MDDLKKKTRQDRSKINMHEEHEVRYWTKHLKVTKEELQSVVEKVGNSAATVRKELAIS
- a CDS encoding DUF1236 domain-containing protein gives rise to the protein MKARFLFSTAVGLVFATAAIAQSPSATATSPSTQQTQSPSTSSPTTQKAPDTTNDRSTSTSPSTSTSSSQAQTTAPSSAAGSSTSQPPQAQTNTAPATAGGQMQAPTSGGANAAAQPTTTNNTAQSPSNNAAQAPSTNNNAQSQSTSVNASVNINDQQRTRVTQSISRLNVQPLNNVNFSLTVGTSVPRDTRLQTLPSEVVEVVPQYRGYSFFVVRDEIVIVEPSTLQIVTVLPRSGGSTAAAPAPARSKVSFTDKDRDVVRKHVKTRTTERQTTGSTAKTVIRRGERLPETVEIEEFPDVVYREAPSLRDYRYIHRENRTYLVDPGERVVIDEID
- the mdoH gene encoding glucans biosynthesis glucosyltransferase MdoH, with amino-acid sequence MPLVTVPAATLPAGAGERFLPPEMPLTMISDGLAGPASSQRRAQFRPMPTVLRRAYILLGTVALTAAGGYEMFEVLKVGGVTILEGMVLALFVLLFAWVAFSFMSALAGFVLLLMRARDPLAIEPLTPLAMISSRNAMLLPTYNEDPHQITARLRAMWESISETGYAAQFDWYVLSDSTDPAIWVAEEKAILKLRRETASDRIFYRHRMRNTARKSGNIEDWVKRFGAGYDHMIILDADSLMTGDTIVRLVAGMEQHPGVGLIQTLPIVVNARSLFARMQQFAGRLYGPVIASGIAWWHGSEGNYWGHNAIIRVRAFAEHASLPELPGRKPFGGHILSHDFIEAAFMRRAGWAIHMAPKLGGSFEECPPSLLDFAARDRRWCQGNLQHLAVLGAPRLHWVSRLHLLTGIGSYLTAPLWLMFLVLGILISLQAQFVRPEYFAKGFSLFPQWPAQDPVRAAWVFAGTMGLLIVPKLLAYVLLLTQAENRARFGGGFLALSGIIVETLLSGLIAPVMMIFQSSAVGEILLGRDAGWQVQRRDDGVVPIREVVRKYAVPTVFGVLMAISAYAVSLPLFLWMTPVIVGLWLSMPLAIVSSRALQPGQHARLFATPEQNLPPKVLIRAKELALAAPIYGASSLHELRKDMDLCAAHLRSLVDEPRSRGQIDSDLAIARAKIVEAEDFDEAVSFFSTRETFAALNSRVALQQLAALPDKAHATKSI